From Thalassovita sp.:
AGGAATGATCATGCTACCCATTGGCGTTGCCAATAAGGCCGAGGCTTCGAACTGCTGCATCCGATCCGTACTGTCCAATGTGACCGGCAAGTGGCGGATGATCGTCATTCTGGCGCTGGAGGATGAGCCGAAACGGTTTGGCGATCTGAAACGCTGTATTGGCGATGTGACCCAAAGCGTGCTGACCGAGAACCTGCGCGGATTGCAGCGCGATGGTTATCTGACGCGCACGGTCGATCCCGGCCCGCCGGTGGCCGTGTCTTATGAGCTGACGCCGCGCGGGCGCAGCCTGCTGGAGCTGCTGAAACCGCTGGTGTTCTGGTCACATGATCAGATGGATCCGGTGCGGCAAACCCGTATGGAATATGACCGGGCCAACGCCAAATAGGCGCCGGTTCCGCTCCAAGTGGCGGCTCACCATTCCACCCGCGTGCCCTGCCAATCGAAGAACCCGCCGCTGTCCTCGGGGCGCAGTGCCTCCATCACCTGCAAAAGGTTTGCCGCCGATTGGGCCGGTGGCACGGTGGCGTGACGGGCGGCGTAGTTTTCAGTGAAAGATGTGGCCACAGTGCCCGGATGCAGGGCGGCGCAGATGACGCCCTTGTGGCTGCGGGCCAGCTCGATCGCGGCGGTGTGGATCACCTGATTGAGCGCCGCCTTGGCACTGCGGTAGCTGATCCAGCCGCCAAGACGGTTGTCGCCGATGGAGCCAACGCGGGCCGACAGCGCGGCGAAAACCGCCCTGCCCTGACGCGGCAACAGCGGCAGCGCATGTTTCAAGACCATCGCAGGCCCCAGACAGTTAATCGCGAACTGATCCGCCATCGCCGCCGGGTCCAGCGCCTTGAGGGTTTTTTCCGGTGGTTGCCCGGCCCCGTGCAGCGCCCCGGTGGCGACAAAAATCAGATTATAGGGCCCCTGTAAGGCGCCAAGATGCGCGCTGACTGAGGCCTCATCCGTCACATCCAACCCATCGACGGAGCGTGACAGGGCCGTGACGGACACGCCCCTTGCCTGCAACTCTGCCACCATTGCTGCGCCGATACCGCCCGACGCGCCGATTACCAATGCTTGTTCCATAAGCGGTGACCTAGCGGTCGTTTCTTGCGCGCCAAGGTCAGATTCTGACTTTTCATTTCAAATAAGCCGGTTATAACTTCGCCCCATGACGATGAAGGGCCATATCATTTCGACCGACCACCGCGCTGGCTGCGCGGGCGTTTCGGCTGCCCTCATCCTACTGCTAAGCCGCCTCTGAGCGTGCCGTTTTGGCGCGACCGCTCAGAGGATGTGCCTGTTTCGCGCCCAAACCCGCAAAACCAAACCACCGGCTTACGCACGTAATTACATAAGAGACCTGACATGACCGATTCCGCGACCACATCCCCCGCGCAAGATCACGTATTGATCTTTGACACCACGCTCCGCGATGGCGAACAAAGCCCCGGCGCCACCATGACCCATGATGAAAAGCTCGAAATTGCCGAGATGCTGGACGATATGGGCGTGGACATCATTGAGGCCGGTTTCCCGATCGCCTCGGAAGGTGACTTCAACGCGGTGAAAGAGATCGCCCAGCGCTCCAAGAACTCGGTGATCTGCGGCCTGTCGCGCGCCAACTTCAAGGACATCGACCGTTGCTTTGAAGCGGTGAAACACGCCGCCCAGCCGCGCATTCACACCTTTATCGGCACCTCTCCGCTGCACCGCGCCATCCCCAACCTCACCAAGGATGAGATGGCCGAGAAGATCCATGAAACCGTGACCCATGCGCGCAACCTGTGTGACAATGTGCAGTGGTCGCCGATGGATGCGCTGCGCACCGAACATGACTACTTGTTCCGGGTGATCGAGATTGCGATCAAGGCCGGGGCCACCACCATCAACATCCCGGACACCGTGGGCTACACCATCCCGCGTGAAAGCGCTGACCTGATCGCCAAGATCCGCGCCAATGTACCGGGAGCGGATGAGGTGATCTTTGCCACCCATTGTCACAATGACCTTGGCATGGCGACCGCCAACTCGCTGGCGGCGGTTGAGGCCGGGGCGCGTCAGATCGAATGCACCATCAACGGTTTGGGCGAACGTGCTGGTAACACTGCACTGGAAGAGGTTGTGATGGCCCTCAAGGTCCGCAATGACACCATGCCCTATGCCACCGGCATCGACACCACCAAGATCATGGGCATCTCGCGCCGTGTGGCGGCGGTGTCCGGCTTTAACGTGCAGTTCAACAAGGCGATTGTCG
This genomic window contains:
- a CDS encoding 2-isopropylmalate synthase, which gives rise to MTDSATTSPAQDHVLIFDTTLRDGEQSPGATMTHDEKLEIAEMLDDMGVDIIEAGFPIASEGDFNAVKEIAQRSKNSVICGLSRANFKDIDRCFEAVKHAAQPRIHTFIGTSPLHRAIPNLTKDEMAEKIHETVTHARNLCDNVQWSPMDALRTEHDYLFRVIEIAIKAGATTINIPDTVGYTIPRESADLIAKIRANVPGADEVIFATHCHNDLGMATANSLAAVEAGARQIECTINGLGERAGNTALEEVVMALKVRNDTMPYATGIDTTKIMGISRRVAAVSGFNVQFNKAIVGKNAFAHESGIHQDGMLKNAETFEIMRPEDVGIAGTSLPLGKHSGRAALRSKMTELGFELADNQLNDLFVRFKELADRKKEVFDDDIIALVQVEAGQADADTIQLKRLRVICGTDGPQEAELTLTIEGEEKSIDATGDGPVDAAFNAVKMLYPHNARLQLYQVHAVTEGTDAQATVSVRVEEDGRIATGSSADTDTVVASVKAYISALNRLIVRREKVAPGGDNKEINYKDMH
- a CDS encoding winged helix-turn-helix transcriptional regulator produces the protein MLPIGVANKAEASNCCIRSVLSNVTGKWRMIVILALEDEPKRFGDLKRCIGDVTQSVLTENLRGLQRDGYLTRTVDPGPPVAVSYELTPRGRSLLELLKPLVFWSHDQMDPVRQTRMEYDRANAK
- a CDS encoding SDR family NAD(P)-dependent oxidoreductase yields the protein MEQALVIGASGGIGAAMVAELQARGVSVTALSRSVDGLDVTDEASVSAHLGALQGPYNLIFVATGALHGAGQPPEKTLKALDPAAMADQFAINCLGPAMVLKHALPLLPRQGRAVFAALSARVGSIGDNRLGGWISYRSAKAALNQVIHTAAIELARSHKGVICAALHPGTVATSFTENYAARHATVPPAQSAANLLQVMEALRPEDSGGFFDWQGTRVEW